From the Streptomyces sp. Tu 2975 genome, one window contains:
- a CDS encoding SDR family oxidoreductase, whose amino-acid sequence MLLENKTAIVYGGAGAIGSAVARVFAGEGAAVHLVGRTRAPLEELAGTIAEAGGRVEVATLDATDRAAVEQHADAVARHSAGIDVAFNATSNDDLHGTPLVDMADEDVLRPVIKAVSTHLTLATAVARHMIPRHTGVILAMGGGREAIPGLGGSHIAWSALSGLCRQLAGELGPHGIRAAWLLSPGSPDPSDRPEDDPEATATLLHRRPRLEDVAYAAAFLASDRAPTMTATEVNLTGGAVVD is encoded by the coding sequence ATGCTGCTGGAGAACAAGACCGCCATCGTCTACGGCGGCGCCGGAGCGATCGGCTCCGCGGTCGCCCGCGTCTTCGCCGGCGAAGGCGCCGCGGTCCACTTGGTCGGGCGCACCCGCGCACCTCTGGAGGAGCTGGCCGGCACCATCGCCGAAGCCGGGGGTCGCGTCGAGGTCGCCACGCTCGACGCGACCGACCGCGCCGCGGTCGAGCAGCACGCCGACGCCGTCGCCCGGCACTCCGCGGGGATCGACGTCGCCTTCAACGCCACGTCCAACGACGACCTGCACGGCACCCCGCTGGTCGACATGGCCGACGAAGACGTGCTGCGCCCCGTCATCAAGGCAGTCTCCACCCACTTGACTCTCGCCACCGCCGTCGCCCGCCATATGATCCCCCGCCACACCGGGGTGATCCTGGCCATGGGCGGCGGCCGAGAAGCCATCCCTGGCCTCGGCGGCTCCCATATTGCCTGGTCCGCCCTCTCCGGTCTGTGCCGCCAGCTCGCCGGAGAACTCGGCCCGCACGGTATCCGGGCAGCCTGGCTGCTCTCTCCCGGCTCGCCCGATCCGTCCGACCGGCCCGAGGACGACCCTGAGGCGACCGCGACTCTGCTCCACCGCAGGCCCCGTCTCGAAGACGTCGCCTACGCCGCAGCCTTCCTCGCCTCCGACCGCGCGCCGACCATGACCGCCACCGAGGTCAATCTCACCGGCGGTGCCGTCGTCGACTGA
- a CDS encoding sugar ABC transporter permease, which produces MPAVRERPPVPTNTAERRRRFTRRDAGVIGVLLGIPVLLDVFVVWGPALASVVLSFTSWDGIGDISWVGTDNYENLFTNYPAFWPAVRHNVLWLAFLGLVSTPFGLLLAVLVDRGVRFSRFYQSALYMPVVLSLAVVGFIAQLVFSRDQGALNAVLGGGGDLTDWLGDPDLNIWMILLAAAWRHTGYVMILYLAGLKAVDPSLKEAAAIDGASGTQTFFRVVLPTLRPVNIIVGVITVIEALRAFDIVYAVNKGRNGLELLSVLVTDNIIGEASRIGFGSAIAVVLLLVSMGSVVTFLVQEMRGEKNR; this is translated from the coding sequence ATGCCCGCCGTGAGGGAACGGCCGCCCGTGCCGACGAACACCGCCGAGCGACGGCGACGCTTCACCCGCCGCGATGCCGGGGTCATCGGCGTGCTCCTCGGCATACCGGTCCTGCTGGACGTCTTCGTCGTCTGGGGCCCGGCACTCGCGTCCGTGGTGCTGTCCTTCACCAGCTGGGACGGCATCGGGGACATCTCCTGGGTCGGTACGGACAATTACGAGAACCTCTTCACCAACTACCCGGCCTTCTGGCCTGCCGTTCGGCACAACGTGCTCTGGCTGGCCTTCCTCGGGCTCGTGTCGACGCCGTTCGGACTGCTGCTCGCCGTACTCGTCGACCGGGGTGTGCGGTTCAGCCGCTTCTACCAGTCGGCCCTGTACATGCCCGTCGTCCTGTCCCTGGCCGTCGTCGGATTCATCGCCCAGCTCGTCTTCTCGCGCGACCAAGGCGCACTCAACGCCGTCCTCGGAGGCGGCGGCGACCTCACCGACTGGCTCGGCGACCCCGATCTGAACATCTGGATGATCCTGCTGGCCGCGGCCTGGCGCCACACCGGATACGTGATGATCCTCTACCTCGCCGGGCTGAAGGCCGTCGACCCCTCCCTCAAGGAAGCGGCGGCCATCGACGGCGCGAGCGGGACCCAGACCTTCTTCCGCGTCGTCCTGCCGACCCTGCGCCCCGTCAACATCATCGTCGGTGTCATCACGGTCATCGAGGCCCTGCGCGCCTTCGACATCGTCTACGCCGTCAACAAGGGCCGCAACGGCCTGGAACTGCTCTCCGTCCTCGTCACCGACAACATCATCGGAGAGGCGAGCCGGATCGGGTTCGGTTCGGCCATCGCCGTGGTGCTGCTGCTCGTGTCCATGGGGTCCGTCGTGACGTTCCTGGTCCAGGAGATGCGTGGGGAGAAGAACCGATGA
- a CDS encoding ABC transporter substrate-binding protein: MAQLSVSRRSLLRGAAAGAGAVALPAVLAACGSGPGGDGRTVRLGSNSSDPVPKKAFAAAFAAYEKQSKEGRKVKVNTVDHNTFQENINRYLQGKPDDVFMWFAGYRMQFFAQKGLLHDISDIWRSYEGFSPALKAQSTGEDGKQYLTPYYYYPWAVFHRRSVFEERGYEAPRTLDEYIALARQMQKDKLVPIAFCDKDGWPAMGTFDYINMRTNGYEFHRRLMAGEEAWTGKEVREVFDTWRSLLPYCQPAANGRTWQEAATSLQKRETGMAVFGLPHPGQQFPAEEQGDIDFFPFPVINPEHGQDAVEAPIDGFLLAKKSKSLKQDKVMESAKDLLTWLATGEAEDIYLAGDPNNIAVSDRADTSKYTAIQKKAVELVSGAKQISQFLDRDTRPDFSSVVMIPAIQSFINDPKDVDGLVNGIERQKKTIFAAD, from the coding sequence ATGGCGCAGTTATCGGTGTCCCGGCGGAGTCTGCTGAGGGGCGCGGCGGCAGGCGCCGGCGCGGTCGCGTTGCCCGCGGTGCTCGCCGCGTGCGGGAGTGGCCCCGGAGGCGACGGCAGAACCGTTCGCCTGGGGTCCAACTCCTCGGACCCGGTACCGAAGAAGGCCTTCGCCGCCGCCTTCGCCGCCTACGAGAAGCAGTCGAAGGAAGGGCGGAAGGTCAAGGTCAACACCGTCGACCACAACACCTTCCAGGAGAACATCAACCGCTATCTCCAGGGCAAGCCCGACGACGTCTTCATGTGGTTCGCCGGCTACCGCATGCAGTTCTTCGCCCAGAAGGGGCTGCTGCACGACATCAGCGACATCTGGCGGTCGTACGAGGGCTTCTCGCCCGCGCTCAAGGCGCAGTCGACGGGCGAGGACGGCAAGCAGTACCTCACGCCGTACTACTACTACCCGTGGGCGGTGTTCCACCGCCGGAGCGTCTTCGAAGAGCGCGGGTACGAGGCGCCCCGGACCCTCGACGAGTACATCGCGCTCGCCAGGCAGATGCAGAAGGACAAGCTTGTCCCCATCGCGTTCTGCGACAAGGACGGCTGGCCCGCCATGGGCACGTTCGACTACATCAACATGCGGACCAACGGCTACGAGTTCCACCGGCGGCTGATGGCCGGCGAGGAGGCGTGGACGGGCAAGGAGGTCAGGGAGGTCTTCGACACCTGGCGCAGTCTGCTTCCGTACTGCCAGCCCGCGGCCAACGGCCGCACCTGGCAGGAGGCGGCCACCAGCCTGCAGAAGAGGGAGACGGGGATGGCCGTCTTCGGACTCCCGCACCCAGGCCAGCAGTTCCCCGCCGAGGAGCAGGGCGACATCGACTTCTTCCCGTTCCCGGTGATCAACCCGGAGCACGGCCAGGACGCCGTCGAGGCGCCCATCGACGGCTTCCTGCTGGCCAAGAAGTCCAAGTCCCTGAAACAGGACAAGGTGATGGAGAGCGCCAAGGATCTGCTCACGTGGCTCGCCACGGGCGAGGCGGAGGACATCTACCTGGCGGGCGACCCGAACAACATCGCCGTCAGCGACCGGGCCGACACCTCGAAGTACACCGCGATCCAGAAGAAGGCCGTGGAACTGGTCTCCGGAGCGAAGCAGATCTCCCAGTTCCTCGACCGTGACACCCGGCCGGACTTCTCCTCGGTGGTGATGATCCCCGCCATCCAGAGCTTCATCAACGACCCGAAGGACGTGGACGGTCTGGTCAACGGAATAGAGCGGCAGAAGAAGACGATCTTCGCAGCCGACTGA
- a CDS encoding NUDIX domain-containing protein: protein MIVWINGAFGAGKSSTARELIDLIPNSTLFDPELIGAGMRHLLPPKRLAEVDDYQDLPIWRRLVVDTAAALLAELGGVLVAPMTLLRQDYRDEIFGGLASRRIAVRHVLLAPAETILRERIAAREVFPGDAEENERVRRWAVGNIERYQAALGWLAGDAHVIDNSRLGTGAVAAAVAEAVRTGAAPVSDIVQTPEPTAETLAAGVLLFDAHDRVLLVDPTYKPGWEFPGGVVEHGEAPARAGMREVAEELGIELPEVPRLLLVDWEPPEPPRFGGLRLLFDGGRLPDADAGRVLLPGSELRGWKFATEQEAAVMLPPNRYERLRWALRARERGTVLNLEAGVPVGGS, encoded by the coding sequence GTGATCGTCTGGATCAACGGTGCGTTCGGAGCGGGCAAGAGCAGTACCGCACGCGAACTGATCGACCTGATCCCGAACAGCACACTGTTCGACCCCGAACTGATCGGCGCGGGCATGCGCCACCTGCTGCCGCCCAAGCGGCTGGCCGAGGTCGACGACTACCAGGACCTGCCCATCTGGCGGCGGCTCGTGGTCGACACGGCGGCCGCCCTGCTGGCCGAGCTGGGGGGTGTGCTGGTGGCGCCCATGACCCTGCTGCGCCAGGACTACCGTGACGAGATCTTCGGCGGCCTCGCCTCTCGCCGGATAGCGGTGCGGCATGTGCTGCTGGCACCTGCTGAAACGATTTTGCGCGAGCGGATAGCCGCCCGCGAAGTGTTCCCGGGCGACGCGGAGGAGAACGAACGCGTCCGCCGGTGGGCCGTCGGGAACATCGAGCGATATCAGGCCGCGCTCGGCTGGCTTGCGGGCGACGCGCACGTGATAGACAACAGCCGCCTCGGCACCGGGGCGGTCGCCGCGGCCGTCGCCGAAGCCGTACGCACGGGCGCGGCACCGGTCAGCGACATCGTCCAGACGCCCGAACCGACGGCCGAGACCCTCGCCGCCGGTGTGCTGCTCTTCGACGCGCACGACCGGGTGCTCCTCGTCGACCCGACCTACAAGCCCGGTTGGGAGTTCCCCGGCGGCGTCGTGGAACACGGCGAGGCGCCCGCCCGCGCGGGCATGCGGGAGGTCGCGGAGGAACTCGGCATCGAACTGCCCGAGGTGCCCCGGCTTCTGCTCGTCGACTGGGAGCCGCCGGAGCCGCCCCGCTTCGGCGGGCTGCGGCTGCTGTTCGACGGCGGGCGGCTCCCCGACGCCGACGCCGGACGCGTACTGCTCCCCGGCTCCGAACTCCGCGGCTGGAAGTTCGCCACCGAGCAAGAAGCGGCCGTCATGCTGCCGCCCAACCGTTACGAGCGGCTGCGCTGGGCCCTGCGTGCCCGCGAGCGGGGAACGGTCCTCAACCTGGAGGCGGGCGTCCCCGTCGGCGGTTCCTGA
- a CDS encoding geranylgeranyl reductase family protein — protein sequence MSSENDATGAEAANELGDPVWDVVVVGGGPAGASAAYAAAVTGRRVLLLEKAELPRYKTCGGGIIGPSRDSLPPGFELPLRDRVHAVTFSLNGRLARTRRSKRMLFGLINRAEFDAGLVEQAQKAGAVLRTGATVSRVEQHGPAVPDRRTVAVVLSDGETVLTRAVVGADGSAGRIGAHVGVKLDQVDLGLEAEIPVPATVAEDWEGRVLIDWGPMPGSYGWVFPKGQTLTVGVISARGEGAATKRYLEDFIARLGLAGFEPAISSGHLTRCRSDDSPLSRGRVLVCGDAAGLLEPWTREGISFALRSGRLAGEWAVRIAEAHDAVDARRQALNYAFAVKSGLGVEMAVGRRMLAVFERRPGLLHAVLTGFRPAWKAFADITRGSTTLAGLVRTHPLARRALDVLDKRAASQPAP from the coding sequence GTGAGCAGCGAGAACGATGCCACCGGAGCAGAGGCGGCAAATGAGCTTGGCGACCCCGTGTGGGACGTCGTCGTGGTCGGCGGAGGGCCCGCGGGCGCGTCGGCGGCCTACGCGGCGGCGGTGACCGGCCGCAGGGTGCTTCTGCTGGAGAAGGCCGAACTGCCCCGCTACAAGACGTGCGGCGGGGGGATCATCGGACCGTCCCGCGACAGCCTGCCGCCCGGCTTCGAACTGCCGCTGCGTGACCGGGTGCACGCGGTGACCTTCTCGCTCAACGGCAGGCTCGCCCGCACCCGCCGCTCCAAGCGCATGCTCTTCGGGCTCATCAACCGCGCGGAGTTCGACGCCGGTCTGGTCGAGCAGGCGCAGAAGGCCGGAGCGGTGCTGCGCACCGGCGCGACGGTCTCCCGTGTCGAACAGCACGGCCCCGCCGTGCCGGACCGGCGCACGGTCGCCGTGGTGCTGTCGGACGGGGAGACGGTCCTGACACGAGCGGTCGTCGGCGCCGACGGCAGTGCCGGCCGGATAGGCGCACACGTCGGTGTGAAGCTCGACCAGGTCGATCTCGGGCTCGAAGCGGAGATCCCGGTCCCCGCGACGGTCGCGGAGGACTGGGAGGGCCGGGTCCTCATCGACTGGGGCCCGATGCCCGGCAGTTACGGCTGGGTGTTCCCCAAGGGGCAGACGCTGACGGTCGGTGTGATCTCGGCGCGCGGCGAAGGGGCTGCCACCAAGCGGTACCTGGAGGACTTCATCGCCCGGCTGGGGCTCGCCGGCTTCGAGCCCGCCATCTCCTCCGGCCACCTGACCCGCTGCCGCAGCGACGACTCGCCGCTCTCCCGCGGCCGGGTCCTGGTCTGCGGCGACGCCGCCGGGCTGCTCGAGCCGTGGACCAGGGAAGGTATCTCGTTCGCGCTGCGCTCCGGGAGGCTCGCGGGGGAGTGGGCCGTTCGGATCGCGGAGGCCCACGACGCCGTCGACGCGCGCCGGCAGGCGCTGAACTACGCGTTCGCCGTCAAGTCCGGGCTCGGCGTCGAGATGGCGGTCGGGCGGCGGATGCTGGCCGTCTTCGAACGCCGGCCGGGACTGCTGCACGCGGTCCTGACCGGGTTCCGGCCCGCGTGGAAGGCGTTCGCGGACATCACGCGCGGGTCGACGACGCTGGCCGGCCTGGTGCGCACGCATCCGCTGGCGCGGCGTGCGCTGGACGTCCTGGACAAGCGGGCGGCGTCGCAGCCCGCGCCGTGA
- a CDS encoding carbohydrate ABC transporter permease, with the protein MTLDTAPPPTRTRAVAPVRSPRRRGPGRYGVHAFLMAVSLAFLAPLILAVYASLRPYEETSEHGYFSWPDTLSLDHYRQAFTDSGMTKYFVNTLIIAVPGVLLALFFASFVAFAVARLRLRGSIVLLMLFTAGNLLPQQVIVTPLYVLFNRIPLPYWMSDSMTMFDSYWAVVLVQTGFQTGFCVFVLANFMRTLPQEILEAAIVDGAGVWTQYWRVTLPLCRPALAALGTLQFTWMYNDFLWALVFISDGDKLPITSALNNLRGQFFTDYNLLAAGSVIVALPTLVVFLLLQRHFIAGLTLGSTKG; encoded by the coding sequence ATGACCCTCGACACCGCTCCGCCGCCCACCCGCACCCGAGCGGTGGCCCCCGTACGGAGCCCGCGCCGGCGCGGTCCCGGCCGGTACGGGGTGCACGCCTTCCTGATGGCCGTGTCGCTGGCCTTCCTCGCCCCGCTGATCCTCGCGGTGTACGCCTCACTCAGGCCGTACGAGGAGACCTCCGAGCACGGATACTTCTCCTGGCCGGACACCCTGTCCCTGGACCACTACCGACAGGCCTTCACCGACTCGGGGATGACGAAATACTTCGTCAACACCCTGATCATCGCCGTCCCCGGGGTGCTGCTCGCGCTCTTCTTCGCCTCGTTCGTCGCCTTTGCCGTCGCCCGGCTGCGGCTGCGCGGATCCATCGTGCTGCTCATGCTCTTCACCGCCGGCAACCTGCTGCCCCAGCAGGTCATCGTCACCCCGCTGTACGTGCTGTTCAACCGCATCCCGTTGCCCTACTGGATGTCCGACTCGATGACGATGTTCGACTCGTACTGGGCCGTGGTGCTGGTGCAGACCGGCTTCCAGACCGGGTTCTGCGTCTTCGTTCTCGCCAACTTCATGCGCACCCTGCCGCAGGAGATCCTCGAGGCGGCGATCGTGGACGGCGCGGGCGTGTGGACCCAGTACTGGCGGGTCACGCTGCCGCTGTGCCGGCCCGCGCTCGCGGCGCTGGGCACGCTGCAGTTCACCTGGATGTACAACGACTTCCTGTGGGCGCTGGTCTTCATCTCCGACGGCGACAAGCTGCCCATCACCTCGGCGCTGAACAACCTGCGCGGCCAGTTCTTCACGGACTACAACCTGCTGGCGGCGGGATCCGTGATCGTGGCGCTCCCCACGCTCGTCGTCTTCCTGCTACTCCAGCGGCACTTCATCGCCGGGCTCACGCTGGGCTCCACCAAGGGGTGA
- a CDS encoding nitroreductase family deazaflavin-dependent oxidoreductase, with amino-acid sequence MPQAHYIKPNRFDTLLNNAVGWLTRRGISLMGTAELSVRGRTSGEWRAIPVNPLPYDGGPYLISARGHSQWVRNLRAAGGGQLKVGRRTQQFTAVELPDDQKPELLRTYLERWGWEVGRFFGDVDARSTDEELLAAAHRHPVFRIAVTG; translated from the coding sequence ATGCCGCAGGCGCACTACATCAAGCCCAACCGGTTCGACACGCTCCTGAACAATGCCGTCGGCTGGCTCACTCGCCGGGGCATCAGCCTCATGGGCACGGCGGAGCTCTCGGTACGCGGCCGGACCAGTGGGGAGTGGCGCGCGATCCCCGTCAACCCGCTGCCCTACGACGGCGGCCCGTACCTGATCTCCGCCCGTGGCCACTCCCAGTGGGTCCGCAACCTCCGCGCCGCCGGCGGCGGGCAGCTGAAGGTCGGCCGCAGAACGCAGCAGTTCACCGCCGTGGAGCTGCCCGACGACCAGAAGCCGGAGCTGCTGCGCACCTACCTCGAGCGCTGGGGCTGGGAGGTCGGCCGATTCTTCGGCGACGTCGACGCCCGGTCGACGGACGAGGAGCTCCTCGCGGCCGCCCACCGGCATCCCGTCTTCCGGATCGCCGTCACCGGCTGA
- a CDS encoding MBL fold metallo-hydrolase has product MDFIQVSPWLYMVRFPIGQAYVWRDGDDLTLVDAGQAGCAPLIEEALRGAGLDPAHIRRIVLTHCHRDHVGAAGELAERYGAEVLAHRLDAQVVRGERPVPDPVLLDWEVPLYEHGLTVPPAPPTRVDRELEDGDVLDFGDGARVVHSPGHTDGSIGVHLPAHGVLFTGDCVAGVGEVMLGVFNVDRAAALASMRRLASLAPSTVCFGHGEPLTEDSAAVLLAAAAAATG; this is encoded by the coding sequence ATGGACTTCATCCAGGTGTCGCCCTGGCTGTACATGGTCCGCTTCCCGATCGGTCAGGCGTACGTGTGGCGCGACGGCGACGATCTCACGCTGGTCGACGCGGGGCAGGCGGGCTGCGCACCGCTGATCGAGGAGGCGCTGCGCGGTGCCGGGCTGGATCCGGCGCACATCCGGCGGATCGTCCTGACGCACTGCCATCGCGACCATGTGGGCGCGGCCGGGGAGTTGGCGGAGCGGTACGGCGCCGAGGTGCTCGCGCACCGGCTGGATGCCCAGGTGGTGCGGGGCGAGCGCCCGGTGCCGGACCCGGTCCTGCTGGACTGGGAGGTTCCGTTGTACGAGCACGGGCTGACCGTACCGCCGGCGCCGCCCACCCGGGTGGACCGCGAGCTGGAGGACGGTGACGTGCTGGACTTCGGTGACGGTGCGCGGGTGGTGCACTCCCCCGGGCACACCGACGGCTCGATCGGCGTCCATCTGCCGGCGCACGGGGTGCTGTTCACTGGGGACTGCGTCGCCGGTGTCGGCGAGGTGATGCTGGGGGTGTTCAACGTGGACCGGGCGGCGGCGCTGGCGTCGATGCGCCGCCTCGCGTCGCTCGCGCCGTCCACGGTCTGCTTCGGGCACGGGGAGCCGCTCACCGAGGACTCCGCCGCGGTGCTGCTGGCCGCGGCCGCGGCGGCCACCGGCTGA
- a CDS encoding sigma-70 family RNA polymerase sigma factor, whose product MDERAWSKEHFEEHRPRLHAVAYRMLGSASEAEDAVQEAWLRVDRAETSDIENPGGWLTTIVARVCLNMLRSRGGRREEPLEPSTVDKADGPDPEQEALLADSVGLALLVVLDMLSPAERLAFVLHDMFAVPFDEIAPMIERSPTATRQLASRARRRVRGTAPAPEADRNQQRRVVEAFLAAARGGDFDALVSVLHPDVVFRADRAVGPTPEPVVFHGAEAVARGASTASERVRFSEPALVNGSVGLVMAPRGRLFLVLEFTVEDDKISAIDVIAEPDRLREVHLALLDSPA is encoded by the coding sequence GTGGACGAGCGCGCATGGTCGAAGGAGCACTTCGAGGAGCACCGGCCCCGCCTGCACGCGGTGGCCTACCGGATGCTCGGCTCCGCGAGCGAGGCGGAGGACGCCGTGCAGGAGGCTTGGCTCCGCGTCGACCGCGCGGAAACGAGTGACATCGAGAACCCCGGCGGATGGCTGACCACGATCGTGGCACGGGTGTGCCTGAACATGCTCCGCAGCCGCGGAGGACGCCGCGAGGAACCGCTCGAGCCCTCGACCGTCGACAAGGCCGACGGACCCGACCCGGAACAGGAGGCGCTGCTGGCCGACTCGGTCGGACTGGCGCTGCTGGTGGTGCTCGACATGCTGTCGCCCGCCGAACGGCTCGCGTTCGTGCTCCACGACATGTTCGCCGTGCCCTTCGACGAGATCGCCCCCATGATCGAGCGGTCCCCCACCGCGACCAGGCAACTGGCGAGCCGCGCCCGCCGACGGGTCAGGGGTACGGCGCCGGCGCCGGAGGCCGACCGGAACCAGCAACGCCGGGTCGTCGAGGCGTTCCTCGCCGCCGCCCGCGGGGGCGACTTCGACGCGCTGGTGTCGGTGCTCCATCCGGACGTGGTCTTCCGCGCGGACCGGGCCGTCGGCCCGACCCCGGAGCCGGTCGTGTTCCACGGTGCGGAGGCTGTGGCCAGGGGCGCGTCGACCGCCTCGGAGCGGGTCCGCTTCAGCGAACCGGCCTTGGTGAACGGCTCGGTCGGCCTCGTGATGGCGCCGCGCGGTCGGCTCTTCCTGGTCCTGGAGTTCACGGTCGAGGACGACAAGATCTCCGCGATCGACGTGATCGCGGAGCCGGACCGCCTCCGCGAGGTACACCTGGCCCTCCTCGACAGCCCTGCGTGA
- a CDS encoding dipeptidase, with product MTAVPIAETVASLLPRAKAELAELVAFQSVADPAQFPKSECEAAAAWVAGALTAEGFADVAVLDTPDGTQSVYGFLPGPAGAPTVLLYAHYDVQPPLDEAAWISPPFELTDRDGRWYGRGAADCKGGFIMHLLALRALKANGGVPVSVKVIVEGSEEQGTGGLERYAEAHPELLAADAVVIGDTGNFRVGLPTVTASLRGMTLLRVQIDTLGGNLHSGQFGGAAPDALAALIRVLDSLRDEDGSTTVDGLAADATWDGLAYAEEDFRRDAKVLDGVGLIGEGTVADRIWARPAVTVLGIDCPPVVGATPSVQASARALISLRVPPGQDAAEANKLLTAHLEAHTPWGARVAVEQIGQGQAFRADVTSPAYASMAEAMKVAYPGEEMQAAGMGGSIPLCNTLAALYPEAEILLIGLSEPEAQIHAVNESVSPSELERMSVTEALFLGNYARSKRS from the coding sequence ATGACCGCCGTACCGATCGCAGAAACCGTCGCTTCGCTGCTTCCCCGCGCCAAGGCGGAGCTCGCGGAACTGGTGGCGTTCCAGTCGGTCGCGGACCCGGCGCAGTTCCCGAAGAGCGAGTGCGAGGCAGCGGCCGCATGGGTGGCGGGCGCCCTGACCGCGGAGGGCTTCGCGGACGTGGCCGTCCTGGACACCCCCGACGGCACCCAGTCCGTCTACGGCTTCCTGCCCGGCCCGGCCGGCGCCCCGACCGTGCTGCTGTACGCGCACTACGACGTGCAGCCGCCGCTGGACGAGGCGGCGTGGATCTCTCCGCCGTTCGAGCTGACCGATCGGGACGGCCGTTGGTACGGGCGCGGCGCCGCGGACTGCAAGGGCGGCTTCATCATGCACCTGCTCGCGCTGCGCGCCCTCAAGGCGAACGGCGGCGTGCCGGTGAGCGTCAAGGTCATCGTGGAAGGCTCGGAGGAGCAGGGCACCGGCGGTCTGGAGCGGTACGCCGAGGCCCACCCCGAGTTGCTGGCCGCGGACGCCGTCGTCATCGGCGACACGGGCAACTTCCGTGTCGGTCTGCCCACGGTCACGGCGAGCCTGCGCGGCATGACGCTGCTGCGGGTGCAGATCGACACCCTCGGGGGCAATCTGCATTCCGGGCAGTTCGGCGGCGCGGCCCCGGACGCGCTGGCCGCACTCATCCGGGTGCTGGACTCGCTGCGGGACGAGGACGGCTCCACGACCGTGGACGGGCTCGCGGCGGACGCGACGTGGGACGGGCTCGCCTACGCGGAGGAGGACTTCCGCAGGGACGCCAAGGTACTCGACGGGGTGGGTCTGATCGGCGAAGGCACGGTCGCGGACCGGATCTGGGCCCGGCCCGCCGTGACCGTGCTGGGCATCGACTGCCCGCCCGTGGTGGGCGCGACGCCGTCGGTGCAGGCGTCGGCGCGGGCGCTGATCAGCCTGCGTGTGCCGCCGGGCCAGGACGCGGCGGAGGCGAACAAGCTGCTGACCGCGCACCTGGAGGCGCACACGCCGTGGGGTGCGCGGGTGGCCGTCGAGCAGATCGGCCAGGGCCAGGCGTTCCGTGCGGACGTGACGAGCCCCGCGTACGCGTCCATGGCCGAGGCGATGAAGGTGGCGTACCCGGGTGAGGAGATGCAGGCCGCGGGCATGGGCGGCTCGATCCCGCTGTGCAACACGCTCGCCGCTCTGTACCCGGAGGCGGAGATCCTGCTGATCGGCCTGAGTGAGCCGGAGGCGCAGATCCACGCCGTCAACGAGAGCGTGTCGCCCTCGGAGCTCGAGCGGATGTCGGTCACGGAGGCGCTGTTCCTGGGCAACTACGCCCGATCGAAGCGGAGCTGA